In Desulfomonilia bacterium, one genomic interval encodes:
- a CDS encoding alpha/beta hydrolase, protein MRIIRAVIGFIVILILSCILFVYLAPEKATAMAIGLERKLAGLSFKEIDLPGGLHYAYLEGGQGEPLMLLHGFGADKDNFVRVARFLTNRYRVIIPDNLGFGESGHPADADYRPGAQAARLRNLALALGITKVHLGGSSMGGHISMMYAAMYPDEVQSLWLLDPGGIWSAPPGELQKVIAQGGENPLMAKSEDDFARIFAFVMSKPPFIPRPMLNVMAKERIRNYNLEKRIFKELSDDSIEKHVAGLKTPALIVWGENDRVISAATAGVLHNLMPESRVIIMPGVGHLPMIEEPDRTAGDYLKFRDGLK, encoded by the coding sequence ATGCGCATCATCAGGGCGGTTATTGGTTTTATCGTTATCTTAATACTGAGCTGTATCTTATTCGTCTATCTGGCTCCTGAAAAAGCCACGGCGATGGCAATTGGTCTTGAGCGGAAACTAGCCGGGCTTTCGTTCAAGGAAATAGATCTGCCCGGTGGGCTGCATTATGCCTATCTTGAAGGAGGGCAGGGGGAACCGCTTATGCTCCTGCACGGCTTCGGGGCCGACAAGGATAATTTTGTCCGGGTGGCCCGTTTTCTGACAAATCGTTACAGAGTAATAATTCCCGATAACCTGGGCTTCGGAGAATCCGGTCATCCCGCTGACGCCGACTACAGGCCCGGCGCCCAGGCCGCAAGACTCAGGAACCTGGCCCTGGCCCTAGGCATAACGAAAGTGCACCTGGGAGGCAGTTCGATGGGCGGCCACATTTCCATGATGTATGCCGCGATGTATCCTGATGAGGTACAGAGCCTCTGGCTGCTGGACCCGGGCGGCATATGGAGCGCGCCTCCCGGCGAACTTCAAAAGGTTATCGCTCAGGGTGGAGAAAATCCTCTTATGGCTAAAAGCGAAGATGATTTCGCCCGGATATTTGCTTTCGTAATGTCGAAACCGCCTTTCATTCCAAGGCCGATGCTGAATGTCATGGCAAAAGAGCGCATACGTAATTATAATCTGGAGAAGCGGATTTTTAAGGAATTGAGCGATGATTCGATCGAGAAGCACGTGGCCGGCCTCAAAACGCCTGCCCTTATCGTGTGGGGAGAAAACGACCGGGTCATCAGTGCGGCCACTGCCGGGGTGCTCCACAACCTGATGCCGGAATCCAGAGTCATTATCATGCCGGGAGTAGGCCACCTTCCCATGATCGAAGAGCCGGACAGGACGGCCGGTGATTATCTGAAATTCAGGGACGGGCTGAAATGA
- a CDS encoding class II aldolase/adducin family protein, whose protein sequence is MGKFEKYQNEVLEASIWLSDNGYFGSLRGTGGNVSVRIDGENLMAITPSSVKYHEITPDDICIVDLSCSVVEGCRPPSVEAGMHAVIYRERPDVNAVVHTHQIYGSVFALLNKPIPALFDEVSFMLGESVEVTPYAVSGSPELAAGVAGKLGNNANAYIIQNHGIIALGKNMDKALLAAELLEKVAHIYYMALSSGLPVNALPDQVRDMARSLREYEVSEAKKKAAANR, encoded by the coding sequence ATGGGTAAATTTGAAAAGTACCAGAATGAAGTGCTCGAAGCCAGTATATGGCTGTCCGACAACGGTTATTTCGGCTCACTCAGGGGTACGGGAGGCAATGTATCGGTGAGGATAGACGGCGAAAATTTGATGGCGATCACACCGTCATCAGTGAAATACCACGAGATCACCCCGGATGACATCTGCATCGTCGATCTTTCCTGTTCCGTGGTGGAAGGTTGCCGTCCTCCCTCGGTAGAAGCCGGGATGCATGCTGTCATCTACCGCGAAAGGCCGGACGTGAACGCCGTAGTCCACACACATCAGATATACGGGAGCGTCTTCGCACTGCTGAACAAGCCCATCCCCGCACTTTTTGACGAGGTCTCCTTCATGCTCGGCGAATCGGTCGAGGTAACCCCATACGCAGTTTCCGGCAGCCCGGAACTGGCCGCGGGTGTTGCAGGCAAGCTGGGCAACAACGCCAACGCCTACATTATCCAGAACCACGGGATAATTGCCCTGGGTAAAAATATGGACAAGGCGCTGCTTGCCGCAGAACTCCTCGAAAAGGTGGCACACATATACTATATGGCGCTATCTTCAGGACTGCCGGTCAACGCCCTACCCGATCAAGTTCGGGATATGGCCCGGAGTCTGAGGGAATATGAGGTAAGCGAGGCGAAGAAAAAGGCGGCGGCGAATCGCTAA
- a CDS encoding NAD(P)-dependent oxidoreductase produces MKTQYLMAIDIGGGSGRCLLLDIETGAVKTAKRNWTHPSAPGTSGLGFSIDTAGILKKLGEASREVLAKAGVAPEQIAGIAASGMRNTTVVLDAGNEILLATPNKDARALGEGMMLGFERGNEVHAISGHWPTPLFLGTRLIWLKNNAPDLFKRATAALSVTDWIAFILSGKLASERSQAGETLLFDLKENQWASDLINSLGLPVSLFPAPVDSGSHLGPLTKEGADILGLVPGIPVAAGGADTQCGLLGAGAVADGDLAVIAGTTMPLQLVSDDLILDDSGRLWSGQHVVPGKYVLESNGLITGDIIDWFARLLYPDAPDAALGLFAEAEDSLPGAAGVYSTFGTALFDGRSVGLPVGNLTFSHMVTGDPARSRRHIARALIEGIAFSVRANLEQIIAVSGKKIPKIMVTGGMSGSLLFTQITSDVTGCAVNVPPVSEASSLGAAVLAGVGAGVFSDPATGARKISMAFNEYKPGKTAEKYQNLYTGWRQAFDKRATADACIGDLLTASLFEPSPAAGRAADPSFKPDIFITASLEKTAISEFESIGNVVYEGWREKMKLYDGGKELADALAGKKIFVTEMDVVDFPAIRDSKDLRAIVTCRGNAVNVDIKAATAFGIPVMNTPGRNADAVADLTVAFMIMLARMMPGSSDFLKRGNVKEGDMAKMGEAYLKYQGKELWRKTVGLVGMGNVGAGVAARLSRFGARIVFYDPMVTEGAGALLSAQKVSLDELLSVSDFISIHAPAIEATKGMINREAFEKMKTGAFFINTARASLVEDDALLWALTSGKIAGAALDVFPAEPPGSDDPIVSHPNVIATPHLGGNTAETAAHQGAIAAGQIRKLMAGEKPDYILNPEVLQAFSWSAPRPEPDEKKLEELSKNKRPSVTS; encoded by the coding sequence ATGAAAACGCAATACCTGATGGCAATCGACATAGGAGGGGGATCCGGCCGTTGCCTCCTTCTGGATATTGAAACAGGGGCGGTAAAAACAGCAAAGCGAAACTGGACACACCCTTCAGCACCCGGCACCAGCGGCCTCGGCTTTTCCATCGATACCGCCGGCATCCTGAAAAAGCTGGGCGAAGCATCCCGTGAGGTGCTCGCAAAAGCCGGCGTTGCACCTGAACAGATCGCGGGCATTGCTGCAAGCGGTATGCGCAATACGACCGTTGTCCTTGATGCAGGTAATGAGATACTGCTGGCAACTCCCAACAAGGATGCCAGGGCCCTTGGCGAAGGCATGATGCTGGGCTTTGAACGTGGAAATGAAGTACACGCCATATCAGGCCATTGGCCGACACCTCTGTTCCTGGGTACCCGTCTTATCTGGCTTAAAAACAACGCACCCGATCTTTTCAAGCGGGCAACCGCCGCGCTGTCGGTTACCGACTGGATTGCATTCATATTGTCAGGAAAACTCGCCTCAGAGCGCTCACAGGCAGGAGAGACGCTTCTTTTCGACCTGAAAGAGAACCAGTGGGCATCCGATCTCATCAACTCACTGGGGCTTCCCGTCTCGCTCTTTCCGGCGCCAGTGGATTCCGGCTCGCATCTCGGTCCGCTGACAAAAGAAGGCGCCGATATCCTGGGCCTTGTCCCCGGAATACCGGTTGCGGCTGGCGGCGCAGACACCCAGTGCGGTCTGCTGGGGGCCGGGGCAGTTGCCGATGGCGACCTTGCAGTCATAGCAGGCACCACTATGCCGCTTCAGCTGGTGAGTGATGATCTGATACTGGATGATTCCGGGCGGCTCTGGAGCGGACAGCATGTCGTACCCGGGAAATATGTCCTGGAAAGCAACGGCCTCATTACCGGCGACATCATCGACTGGTTTGCCCGCCTGCTTTATCCTGACGCCCCCGATGCCGCCCTCGGCTTGTTTGCAGAGGCGGAAGATTCGCTGCCCGGGGCCGCAGGCGTTTACTCCACTTTCGGTACGGCATTATTCGACGGCAGGTCAGTCGGTCTGCCCGTAGGAAACCTCACCTTTTCCCACATGGTTACCGGAGACCCGGCCCGCAGCCGCAGACACATAGCCCGCGCCCTTATCGAGGGTATTGCCTTCTCCGTACGGGCAAACCTCGAGCAGATCATCGCCGTCTCAGGCAAAAAGATACCCAAAATTATGGTTACAGGCGGCATGTCCGGAAGCTTACTCTTCACGCAGATCACATCTGACGTGACAGGATGCGCTGTGAATGTCCCTCCGGTCTCAGAGGCTTCATCGTTAGGAGCAGCAGTGCTTGCAGGCGTAGGAGCAGGAGTGTTCTCCGACCCTGCAACAGGCGCCAGAAAAATATCCATGGCTTTTAACGAATACAAGCCGGGTAAAACCGCGGAAAAATATCAGAACCTCTATACGGGATGGAGGCAGGCCTTTGACAAACGCGCCACTGCCGATGCATGCATCGGCGACCTTCTTACCGCTTCGCTCTTCGAACCCTCTCCCGCAGCGGGCAGGGCAGCCGATCCGTCATTCAAGCCGGATATCTTCATCACCGCTTCCCTTGAAAAGACCGCCATCAGCGAATTCGAAAGCATAGGCAATGTTGTTTACGAGGGATGGCGCGAAAAAATGAAGTTGTACGACGGCGGTAAGGAATTGGCCGATGCGCTTGCGGGCAAAAAAATATTCGTTACCGAAATGGATGTGGTAGATTTCCCCGCCATCCGCGATTCAAAGGACCTCAGGGCGATCGTCACCTGCCGCGGGAACGCGGTCAATGTTGACATCAAGGCGGCAACAGCCTTTGGCATTCCCGTAATGAACACACCCGGACGTAATGCAGATGCGGTTGCCGACCTGACAGTCGCCTTCATGATCATGCTCGCCCGCATGATGCCGGGGTCATCCGATTTCTTAAAGCGCGGAAATGTGAAAGAGGGCGACATGGCAAAGATGGGAGAGGCCTATCTGAAATACCAGGGCAAAGAACTCTGGAGAAAGACCGTGGGGCTGGTGGGAATGGGAAATGTAGGCGCAGGAGTCGCTGCCAGACTGTCCCGATTCGGTGCCAGAATCGTCTTCTATGACCCGATGGTAACCGAAGGGGCCGGTGCTTTGCTTTCAGCACAGAAGGTTTCCCTTGATGAGCTGCTCTCCGTAAGCGATTTTATAAGCATTCATGCCCCTGCGATTGAGGCCACAAAAGGGATGATCAATCGTGAGGCGTTTGAAAAAATGAAAACCGGGGCCTTCTTCATCAATACAGCCAGGGCCTCCCTTGTGGAAGACGATGCGCTGTTATGGGCTCTTACATCTGGCAAAATAGCGGGCGCCGCCCTGGATGTTTTCCCGGCGGAGCCTCCGGGATCGGACGACCCCATCGTATCACACCCCAATGTTATCGCCACTCCTCATCTTGGCGGGAATACCGCCGAAACGGCGGCGCATCAGGGGGCGATAGCAGCAGGTCAGATCAGAAAGCTCATGGCAGGAGAGAAACCGGATTATATCCTTAATCCCGAGGTGCTTCAGGCATTCTCATGGTCGGCCCCCCGCCCCGAGCCGGATGAAAAAAAGCTTGAGGAGCTTTCTAAAAACAAGCGGCCTTCAGTCACGTCATAA
- a CDS encoding Coenzyme F420 hydrogenase/dehydrogenase, beta subunit C-terminal domain, with product MKVLGANELIADVQSKGLCIGCGACVDLCPYFKNHRGTTVSLFPCTSATGRCFAFCPKIEVDLDELSKAYFGNAYRAKPLGEYRKILIAKAADKTGKGDFQAGGAVTALVISALKSKKARAAILTDSSGLLPVPKVVKTAKGVLSCASSKYSAAPSLSALNRAVREGLDNLAVVATPCQSLSLAQMRLNPTGMDNFRDPTAVIIGLFCTWALDYGRLEAFLKDRLDIKTIKKFDIPPPPAEVFEVYTEGGKLTFPLSEIRGLVPETCSYCTDMTAEFADISVGVLEGRPDMNTLIIRTERGERFFDDAVKKGFLITDEMPAANLEHLKTAAKNKKQRAFVKGSSEGRINCDAEGTRAMMRLGADVLNEIISAGGAE from the coding sequence ATGAAAGTTTTAGGCGCAAACGAGCTTATCGCCGATGTCCAGTCAAAGGGCCTTTGCATAGGTTGCGGGGCATGTGTTGATCTGTGCCCTTATTTCAAAAATCACCGAGGAACGACGGTCAGTCTTTTCCCATGCACATCAGCCACCGGCAGGTGCTTCGCTTTCTGTCCGAAGATAGAGGTTGACCTGGATGAGCTCTCAAAAGCATATTTCGGAAATGCTTACAGGGCAAAACCTCTCGGCGAATATCGGAAGATTCTCATCGCAAAGGCTGCGGATAAGACCGGCAAAGGTGATTTTCAGGCAGGAGGCGCCGTTACGGCCCTTGTAATCTCCGCACTGAAATCGAAAAAGGCGAGGGCAGCAATCCTTACCGACAGTTCAGGCCTGCTCCCTGTGCCCAAGGTCGTAAAAACTGCCAAAGGCGTCCTTTCGTGTGCCTCATCGAAATATTCGGCGGCGCCATCTCTTTCGGCACTAAACCGCGCCGTGAGAGAAGGCCTTGACAACCTCGCTGTTGTGGCCACACCATGCCAGTCGCTTTCCCTCGCACAGATGAGACTCAATCCGACCGGTATGGATAATTTCAGAGACCCGACAGCCGTTATCATAGGCCTTTTCTGCACATGGGCGCTTGATTATGGCAGGCTAGAAGCATTTCTGAAGGACAGGCTCGACATTAAAACAATTAAGAAGTTCGACATCCCGCCCCCGCCTGCCGAGGTCTTCGAGGTATATACAGAAGGCGGCAAACTCACCTTCCCGTTATCGGAAATAAGGGGGCTTGTGCCCGAGACCTGCTCTTACTGTACGGACATGACCGCCGAGTTTGCGGACATTTCAGTCGGTGTGCTCGAAGGCAGACCGGATATGAATACGCTTATAATAAGGACGGAACGCGGCGAGCGCTTTTTTGACGATGCAGTTAAAAAAGGCTTCCTCATAACAGACGAGATGCCTGCGGCAAACCTGGAGCACCTGAAAACAGCCGCGAAAAACAAAAAACAGAGGGCGTTTGTCAAGGGCTCATCTGAGGGAAGAATCAACTGTGATGCCGAAGGAACGCGGGCCATGATGCGCCTGGGCGCCGATGTACTTAATGAAATAATTTCAGCCGGAGGTGCAGAATGA